A part of Chanos chanos chromosome 9, fChaCha1.1, whole genome shotgun sequence genomic DNA contains:
- the LOC115819980 gene encoding nuclear factor interleukin-3-regulated protein-like, with translation MEVPFAFLRQEVEGEFEETALRGSGSRRKREFIPDEKKDATYWEKRRKNNEAAKRSREKRRVNDYVLETRLVALSEENARLHTELLALKLRFGLLGSVTHSTHPRTILPLHPCASQPFPGASNPGVDRELHWNRRQGVRDPHPLPSFSRPSSLNTHPGSAFLPTRSSLSISRGYPYYLDVQGILPTTNTPVLLPPLVPPPSAAWAGLPLLPPARQRFTVSDEEGEQQVPATSGTDASAALPHKLRLKTHRPRPQGDSAAMATSPLPVYVSD, from the coding sequence ATGGAGGTGCCCTTTGCGTTCCTGAGACAGGAGGTGGAAGGGGAGTTTGAGGAGACGGCGCTGAGGGGCTCAGGCTCAAGACGCAAGCGCGAATTCATCCCCGACGAGAAGAAGGACGCCACCTACTGGGAGAAACGACGTAAGAACAACGAGGCCGCCAAACGCTCGCGCGAGAAACGGCGGGTGAACGACTACGTGCTGGAGACGCGGCTCGTGGCCTTGAGCGAGGAGAACGCGCGTCTTCACACCGAGCTGCTCGCCCTTAAACTCCGCTTCGGCCTCCTGGGAAGCGTCACTCACTCCACGCACCCTCGGACCATTTTACCGTTGCACCCCTGCGCCTCCCAGCCGTTCCCCGGCGCCTCCAACCCCGGGGTCGATCGGGAGCTCCACTGGAACAGGAGGCAAGGGGTGAGAGATCCGCATCCTCTCCCGTCCTTCTCTCGACCCTCTTCCCTGAACACGCACCCTGGGTCTGCTTTCCTACCTACGCGTTCCAGCCTGTCCATCAGCAGGGGTTACCCATACTACTTAGACGTGCAAGGGATCCTCCCCACCACAAACACGCCAGTATTATTACCCCCCCTGGTCCCGCCCCCCTCTGCGGCCTGGGCCGGGTTGCCCCTGCTGCCGCCAGCGAGGCAGAGGTTTACCGTTTCAGACGAAGAGGGCGAACAGCAAGTTCCGGCAACTTCCGGGACAGACGCTAGCGCCGCCCTCCCTCACAAGCTGCGTCTGAAGACCCACAGACCTCGGCCGCAGGGCGACAGCgctgccatggcaacctctCCTCTACCTGTCTACGTATCCGACTGA